In Streptomyces canus, one DNA window encodes the following:
- a CDS encoding sensor histidine kinase, whose product MTTTGEDFTAAQTGPWWWARWRSAVLDVGLASASAVECAFEGIRFAEDAGIPMAAGIVFGVLAGSVLVVRRKWPIAVVLVSIAITPAQMGYLMGIVGLYTLAASELPRRIIGSLAGMSLVGMLIVMFVRVRQDMAHGELDLGDWFVPFASITTAIGMTAPPLLLGLYVGARRRLMESLRERADDLERELQLLAERAEERAEWARGEERTRIAREMHDVVAHRVSLMVVHAAALQAVARKDPEKAVKNAALVGDMGRQALTELREMLGVLRSGDGFGRQERAAVPLVAVGMAAAVAASRAVDEADGPCLDDLETLIGQSAAAGMAVDLSVEGDVRSYAAQIEQTAFRVVQEALTNVHKHAAGAKTHVRLAHRASEIAMQVENEPAPEVPSLGSARLPSGGNGLVGMKERVSALGGVFVSGPTEAGGFRVSAVIPAA is encoded by the coding sequence ATGACCACGACGGGGGAAGACTTCACCGCGGCCCAGACGGGGCCGTGGTGGTGGGCACGGTGGCGCAGTGCGGTACTGGACGTGGGCCTGGCGTCGGCGTCCGCGGTGGAGTGTGCGTTCGAGGGGATCCGGTTCGCGGAGGACGCCGGGATCCCGATGGCCGCGGGGATCGTGTTCGGTGTGCTGGCGGGGTCCGTGCTGGTCGTCCGGCGCAAGTGGCCGATCGCCGTCGTGCTCGTCTCGATCGCCATCACGCCCGCCCAGATGGGCTACCTCATGGGCATCGTCGGCCTGTACACGCTCGCCGCGTCCGAGCTGCCGCGCCGGATCATCGGCTCGCTCGCGGGAATGTCACTGGTCGGGATGCTGATCGTGATGTTCGTGCGGGTACGCCAGGACATGGCGCACGGCGAACTGGACCTGGGGGACTGGTTCGTCCCCTTCGCGTCGATCACCACGGCCATCGGCATGACCGCGCCGCCGCTGCTGCTCGGGCTGTACGTGGGCGCTCGGCGCCGGCTCATGGAGAGCCTGCGGGAGCGGGCCGACGATCTGGAGCGGGAGCTTCAGTTGCTCGCCGAGCGGGCCGAGGAGCGGGCCGAGTGGGCGCGGGGCGAGGAGCGGACCCGTATCGCCCGCGAGATGCATGACGTCGTGGCGCACCGGGTGAGCCTGATGGTGGTGCACGCGGCCGCGCTTCAGGCCGTCGCCCGGAAGGATCCCGAGAAGGCCGTCAAGAACGCCGCGCTGGTGGGGGACATGGGACGGCAGGCGCTCACCGAGCTGCGGGAGATGCTCGGGGTGCTGCGCAGTGGGGACGGATTCGGGCGGCAGGAGCGGGCCGCGGTGCCACTCGTCGCGGTGGGGATGGCGGCGGCCGTGGCGGCCTCCCGGGCGGTGGACGAGGCCGACGGGCCCTGCCTGGACGATCTGGAGACGTTGATCGGACAGTCGGCCGCGGCGGGGATGGCCGTGGATCTGTCGGTGGAGGGCGACGTGCGGTCGTATGCCGCGCAGATCGAGCAGACGGCGTTCCGGGTGGTCCAGGAGGCTCTGACGAACGTCCACAAGCACGCCGCGGGCGCGAAGACGCACGTACGGCTGGCGCACCGGGCGTCGGAGATCGCGATGCAGGTGGAGAACGAACCGGCGCCGGAGGTGCCGTCGCTCGGGTCGGCGCGGCTGCCGTCGGGGGGCAACGGCCTGGTGGGGATGAAGGAGCGGGTCTCCGCGTTGGGCGGGGTGTTCGTGTCGGGGCCGACGGAGGCGGGCGGTTTCCGGGTGTCGGCGGTGATTCCGGCGGCGTGA
- a CDS encoding SUKH-3 domain-containing protein encodes MHPDRTGTTRFPVPVDAVLRAAGWQPGRWDIKQAEFWADALREHTSPAGHRHAVFPAAVEAWAEFGGLHLTPTGTGRQVAPVHLHLDPLHGLHMARTLADLGRALGSEVCPLGAETDSQAILCIDTEGRVYVLDHTGDWYLGPDIDQALAGLVSGIEPTRLIAG; translated from the coding sequence ATGCACCCCGACCGCACCGGCACCACCCGTTTCCCCGTCCCCGTCGACGCCGTTCTGCGCGCCGCCGGCTGGCAGCCCGGACGCTGGGACATAAAGCAGGCCGAGTTCTGGGCCGACGCCCTGCGCGAACACACCTCACCGGCCGGACACCGGCACGCGGTGTTCCCGGCCGCGGTCGAGGCCTGGGCCGAGTTCGGCGGACTGCACCTGACCCCCACCGGCACCGGCCGCCAGGTCGCCCCCGTCCACCTCCACCTCGACCCGCTGCACGGTCTCCACATGGCCCGCACCCTCGCCGACCTCGGCCGCGCCCTCGGCAGCGAGGTCTGCCCGCTCGGCGCCGAGACCGACTCCCAGGCCATCCTCTGCATCGACACCGAGGGCCGTGTCTACGTCCTCGACCACACCGGCGACTGGTACCTCGGCCCCGACATCGACCAGGCCCTCGCCGGCCTCGTCTCGGGCATCGAACCGACCCGGCTCATCGCGGGCTGA
- a CDS encoding YwqJ-related putative deaminase, giving the protein MNTTQTGPHPGPHTGTTTGANGSPHAGLNGDPRIGWSSAERPHAPALRHRRDGILPTVAAALSVRGATLTSTAARSDQAPPLHPLVQDFLDTLGSDRRDRFTGRCAEAMLISRHIAAADAARSKRAVRKPMTNGEARRALKQAKLTARRIREDGDPLHGSFAAPCRACTALSAHFGVRIVDPTANGG; this is encoded by the coding sequence ATGAACACGACGCAGACGGGACCGCACCCAGGGCCGCACACGGGTACGACGACCGGCGCGAACGGCAGCCCGCACGCCGGCCTCAACGGCGATCCCCGCATCGGCTGGAGCAGCGCCGAGAGACCCCACGCGCCCGCTCTCCGCCACCGCCGCGACGGCATACTGCCCACGGTCGCCGCCGCTCTCTCCGTCCGCGGCGCCACCCTCACCTCCACCGCGGCCCGCAGCGACCAGGCCCCGCCGCTGCACCCGCTCGTCCAGGACTTCCTCGACACCCTCGGCAGCGACCGCCGCGACCGCTTCACCGGCCGCTGCGCCGAGGCCATGCTCATATCGCGGCACATCGCCGCCGCCGACGCCGCCCGCAGCAAGCGCGCCGTCCGCAAACCGATGACCAACGGCGAGGCCCGCCGCGCCCTCAAGCAGGCCAAGCTCACCGCCCGCCGCATCCGCGAGGACGGCGACCCGCTGCACGGCAGCTTCGCCGCGCCCTGCCGCGCCTGTACCGCTCTGAGCGCCCATTTCGGCGTACGCATCGTCGACCCGACGGCGAACGGCGGCTGA
- a CDS encoding SMI1/KNR4 family protein yields MTTGRLGQQAAPPNAAYAGQVVHFPDPVRATRHPRGVRVDERGYPDFSPYARAAAEIADPPEGFGVDELRLTDYVSANAALAATGHELWDTVPAVATPHGWTWHHVVGSRRLELIPVEVKALLRHHGGIATTRVDQNKRGTRPLQETRPAHFGLPKSSVAVTESQVQGVEEDLGYRLPGAYRSFLKAAGGSAPVGAALDAELGLLVDQPFFTVRDEAAVNDLVYVNKCLRDHLTKDYLGVGFVQGGLLAVKVRGEGTGSVWFCAYDDARDVDPSLPPAERVQRLLLPCGADFDVFLSRLAGNPPELETVANLMVDGGFARSVPVSSVGE; encoded by the coding sequence ATGACGACAGGTCGGCTCGGGCAACAAGCCGCGCCGCCGAACGCGGCCTACGCCGGGCAGGTCGTGCATTTCCCGGATCCGGTCCGGGCCACGCGTCATCCCAGAGGGGTGCGGGTGGACGAGCGTGGCTACCCCGACTTCTCGCCGTATGCGCGTGCCGCCGCCGAGATCGCCGATCCGCCGGAGGGTTTCGGGGTCGACGAACTGCGGCTGACGGACTACGTGTCGGCGAACGCGGCACTGGCGGCGACCGGTCACGAGCTGTGGGACACGGTGCCGGCGGTGGCGACGCCGCACGGCTGGACGTGGCATCACGTGGTGGGTTCCCGGCGGCTCGAGCTGATCCCGGTCGAGGTGAAGGCCCTGCTGCGGCATCACGGCGGGATCGCGACGACACGTGTCGACCAGAACAAGCGGGGGACGCGGCCGTTGCAGGAGACGCGTCCGGCGCATTTCGGGCTGCCGAAGTCGTCGGTGGCGGTGACGGAGTCGCAGGTGCAGGGGGTCGAGGAGGATCTCGGGTACCGGCTGCCGGGCGCGTACCGGTCGTTCCTGAAGGCGGCGGGCGGGTCGGCGCCGGTGGGGGCCGCGCTGGACGCGGAGCTGGGGCTCCTGGTCGACCAGCCGTTCTTCACGGTGCGGGACGAGGCGGCGGTCAACGACCTCGTGTACGTCAACAAGTGTCTGCGCGACCATCTGACGAAGGACTACCTCGGTGTCGGCTTCGTCCAGGGCGGGCTGCTGGCCGTGAAGGTGAGGGGCGAGGGGACCGGATCGGTCTGGTTCTGCGCCTACGACGACGCGCGGGACGTCGATCCTTCGCTGCCGCCGGCGGAGCGTGTGCAGCGGCTGTTGCTGCCCTGCGGTGCGGACTTCGATGTGTTCCTGTCCCGACTGGCCGGTAATCCACCGGAGTTGGAGACGGTGGCGAACCTGATGGTGGACGGCGGTTTCGCGCGGTCCGTTCCGGTGTCCTCGGTGGGGGAGTGA
- a CDS encoding SUKH-4 family immunity protein yields MVTFAQAQERAEEWINGDVPSYQHREVRVREFDLGFVVWAEDRAEGPRSDGGAQRLVIARDSGEATLWPSLPVGEVIRRYEETYGREDGVEGAGGASAASRVDLNQTSFLLTPPEWLQDAADKLGIGGDGAGDSSGARDGGSGGAGPTAGSGADPGAEPGVPAGARPWTGTDTNGGEDLSVALPETVFSAPVRGGGGGSGSDTEEGASSALEGSEVTEVSEGVDVQEVSEVPETSEVSDSRTARISGGVRGATPPGASSYGYPQGAGVPGAGAAGGPGAGVTPPPPSARGGSSYGYPQGAGAPGAVGSASAPGASSYGYPQAPGGGAGAPQPSGVPGAPGAPGPAPSAGDIADVATSKLAPPSRGAQAGGSTPPPPPGPPGVPGAQAGNSNPPPAPGAPGGGYVPTQFVSAPGVEGPSGSGAPQPPGAPPAPGGAPTPPPPGAPGMPNASGGPGFPGATGAPQASGGQGSSQFLDAPGGSGVPRPPGAPGAPGTPQPPGAPGVPRTAPGAVHHAETVLSSPPAGGPGIPPPPQAPRSPGAPGAPGTPGVSAAAPGAPQSMPPGTMPPPPPGAVPSPGPVPPPGQPAPGQSPSGQPAPGQPTPGQPVPGQSPSGQPMSGQPAPVPSSPGRPGPGQPPAYGYPQQTQPTVGPGYQAVLRYRAQDGSEQQLIRRSAPGTPHPEWQIFHELRGMNVPPDQVLELHTELESCELPGAYCARMIREQWPQARIASIAPYGTDHASRQQGMQQLLAHQGELHQVADGPARPAPVRAPLPPVQAAPPIPPEGVAQELAGAFGPGIFRFEQAAVSRQGVPPVVAHSLVVAGLPLDMGPFFWAQAQPGRPVPTLAELAAERGVQPASDAGSYLVMGSDFGKAICVQYGTANIVAVPVEAGPGGAPVPPQFVNTGLLEFQRCLALLGRMWRLRFGLNQEQAGRWTVDFQAQLASLDPAALGSPESWWSVLLEQMWDGLL; encoded by the coding sequence ATGGTGACGTTCGCGCAGGCGCAGGAGCGCGCGGAAGAGTGGATCAACGGGGACGTGCCGTCGTATCAGCATCGTGAGGTGCGGGTGCGGGAGTTCGACCTCGGGTTCGTGGTGTGGGCCGAGGACCGTGCGGAGGGACCGCGTTCGGACGGTGGTGCGCAGCGGCTGGTGATCGCCCGGGACAGCGGGGAGGCCACGCTGTGGCCCTCGTTGCCGGTGGGTGAGGTGATCCGCCGGTACGAGGAGACGTACGGCCGTGAGGACGGGGTCGAGGGCGCGGGGGGCGCGTCCGCGGCGTCCCGGGTCGACCTGAACCAGACGTCGTTTCTTCTGACGCCGCCGGAGTGGTTGCAGGACGCGGCGGACAAGCTGGGGATCGGCGGCGACGGCGCGGGGGATTCTTCCGGGGCTCGGGACGGTGGGTCCGGCGGTGCGGGGCCGACTGCTGGTTCAGGCGCTGATCCGGGTGCCGAGCCGGGGGTGCCTGCCGGGGCGCGGCCGTGGACCGGGACCGACACGAACGGGGGTGAGGACCTCTCCGTGGCGTTGCCGGAGACGGTGTTCTCGGCGCCGGTGCGTGGTGGCGGTGGTGGTAGCGGTAGCGATACGGAGGAGGGGGCTTCGTCGGCCTTGGAGGGGTCGGAGGTCACGGAGGTCTCGGAGGGCGTGGACGTCCAGGAGGTCTCGGAGGTCCCCGAGACCTCGGAGGTCTCGGACTCCAGGACCGCGCGGATTTCGGGGGGCGTGCGGGGGGCTACGCCGCCGGGTGCGTCTTCGTACGGGTATCCGCAGGGCGCCGGTGTTCCGGGTGCGGGTGCTGCGGGTGGCCCGGGGGCTGGTGTCACGCCTCCGCCTCCGTCTGCGCGGGGTGGGTCTTCGTACGGGTATCCGCAGGGTGCTGGTGCTCCGGGTGCGGTTGGTTCTGCGTCTGCGCCGGGTGCGTCCTCGTACGGTTACCCGCAGGCGCCCGGTGGTGGCGCCGGGGCGCCTCAGCCATCGGGTGTGCCCGGCGCTCCCGGTGCTCCGGGGCCCGCGCCGAGCGCCGGGGACATCGCCGATGTCGCCACGAGCAAGTTGGCGCCTCCTTCGCGCGGGGCGCAGGCCGGGGGATCGACCCCGCCGCCTCCGCCGGGTCCCCCGGGGGTGCCCGGTGCGCAGGCGGGGAACTCGAATCCGCCGCCCGCTCCCGGTGCGCCGGGGGGCGGGTATGTGCCCACCCAGTTCGTGTCGGCGCCGGGTGTCGAGGGGCCTTCGGGATCGGGAGCACCGCAGCCTCCGGGTGCACCGCCCGCTCCTGGTGGTGCGCCGACTCCGCCTCCGCCCGGGGCTCCGGGTATGCCGAATGCGTCCGGCGGTCCGGGATTCCCGGGTGCAACGGGCGCGCCACAGGCTTCTGGTGGCCAGGGTTCGTCTCAGTTCCTGGATGCGCCGGGTGGGTCCGGTGTTCCGCGGCCGCCCGGTGCTCCGGGTGCTCCCGGCACACCGCAGCCTCCTGGTGCCCCAGGTGTGCCACGGACCGCGCCTGGAGCCGTGCATCACGCGGAGACCGTGTTGTCCTCACCCCCGGCGGGCGGCCCCGGCATTCCTCCGCCGCCGCAAGCGCCCCGCTCTCCTGGCGCCCCAGGGGCCCCTGGAACCCCGGGCGTTTCCGCGGCGGCTCCGGGTGCTCCGCAATCGATGCCGCCCGGCACGATGCCGCCCCCGCCCCCGGGTGCCGTACCGTCCCCGGGTCCGGTGCCTCCGCCCGGGCAGCCGGCGCCAGGGCAGTCTCCGTCCGGGCAGCCGGCGCCGGGACAGCCCACACCTGGACAGCCCGTGCCAGGGCAGTCTCCGTCCGGGCAGCCGATGTCGGGACAGCCCGCCCCGGTTCCGTCCTCGCCCGGTAGGCCCGGGCCCGGTCAGCCCCCGGCCTACGGCTATCCCCAGCAGACGCAGCCCACCGTCGGGCCCGGGTATCAGGCCGTCCTTCGCTACCGTGCGCAGGACGGGTCGGAGCAGCAGTTGATCCGGCGGTCGGCGCCGGGGACGCCGCACCCCGAGTGGCAGATCTTCCACGAGCTGCGTGGCATGAACGTACCCCCGGACCAAGTGCTGGAGCTGCACACCGAGTTGGAGTCGTGCGAGCTGCCGGGGGCGTACTGCGCGCGGATGATCCGGGAGCAGTGGCCGCAGGCGCGGATCGCGAGCATCGCACCGTACGGCACGGATCACGCGAGCCGGCAGCAGGGCATGCAGCAACTGCTGGCGCACCAGGGCGAGTTGCACCAGGTGGCGGATGGGCCTGCCCGCCCGGCGCCGGTGCGCGCGCCGTTGCCGCCCGTTCAGGCCGCGCCGCCGATCCCCCCGGAGGGCGTGGCGCAGGAGCTGGCAGGGGCCTTCGGCCCCGGCATCTTCCGGTTCGAGCAGGCCGCGGTGTCCCGCCAGGGCGTACCGCCGGTCGTCGCGCACTCGCTGGTCGTGGCGGGGTTGCCGTTGGACATGGGCCCGTTCTTCTGGGCGCAGGCCCAGCCGGGGCGTCCGGTGCCGACGCTGGCGGAGCTGGCGGCCGAGCGCGGGGTGCAGCCGGCCTCCGACGCGGGCTCGTACCTCGTCATGGGCAGCGACTTCGGCAAGGCGATCTGCGTGCAGTACGGGACGGCGAACATCGTCGCCGTACCCGTCGAGGCGGGCCCCGGCGGTGCCCCCGTACCGCCGCAGTTCGTGAACACGGGCCTGCTCGAGTTCCAGCGCTGCCTGGCGCTGCTCGGCCGGATGTGGCGGCTTCGCTTCGGTCTGAACCAGGAGCAGGCGGGTCGTTGGACCGTCGACTTCCAGGCCCAGCTGGCCTCGCTGGATCCGGCGGCGCTGGGCTCGCCGGAGAGCTGGTGGTCGGTGCTGCTGGAGCAGATGTGGGACGGGCTGCTGTGA
- a CDS encoding cellulose-binding protein: protein MSSAPVSPQAFVAVRGRGYRPEQVDAYAAALSQNRDAAWERAARLTVLAREMEAEVVRLREVVAGLAPQAYEALGEGARRLFELGQEEAADVRERARQEAQRLADEAQAHADGVRNVAQAHADTVRAEADEHARQRLLAARAEADDIRVAARREVKAGRGEALAVLRDVRQRTIGMLAEQATEQAERWAEVERADEKRAAEADARCAERVARAEAALSDAKREFAEAEASVGRCEEEARARAAEILAQARAQEERIAGETERVLRKHEERRDEVQAQMDHVRSSLTALTGTAATE, encoded by the coding sequence ATGAGCAGCGCACCGGTGTCGCCGCAGGCGTTCGTGGCCGTACGAGGGCGCGGCTACCGTCCCGAACAGGTCGACGCATACGCCGCGGCCCTGTCCCAGAACCGTGACGCCGCCTGGGAACGGGCCGCCCGGCTCACCGTGCTGGCCCGGGAGATGGAGGCGGAGGTGGTGCGCCTGCGGGAGGTCGTGGCGGGGCTGGCACCGCAGGCGTACGAGGCGCTCGGCGAGGGTGCGCGGCGGCTCTTCGAACTGGGGCAGGAGGAGGCCGCGGACGTCCGGGAGAGGGCGCGACAGGAGGCGCAGCGCCTCGCGGACGAGGCACAGGCGCACGCCGACGGTGTACGGAATGTCGCGCAGGCGCACGCCGACACCGTGCGCGCCGAGGCCGACGAACATGCCCGTCAGCGGCTGCTCGCCGCGCGCGCCGAGGCCGACGACATCCGTGTCGCCGCCCGGCGTGAGGTGAAGGCGGGGCGCGGGGAGGCGCTCGCCGTGTTGCGCGACGTACGCCAGCGCACCATCGGGATGCTCGCCGAGCAGGCCACGGAGCAGGCGGAGCGATGGGCCGAGGTGGAGCGGGCCGACGAGAAGAGGGCGGCCGAGGCGGACGCGCGGTGCGCCGAACGGGTGGCACGGGCGGAGGCGGCGCTGTCGGACGCGAAGCGGGAGTTCGCGGAGGCGGAGGCCTCGGTGGGACGGTGCGAGGAGGAAGCACGCGCGCGTGCGGCGGAGATCCTTGCGCAGGCGCGGGCCCAGGAGGAGCGGATCGCCGGGGAGACGGAGCGGGTGCTGCGAAAGCACGAGGAACGCCGGGACGAGGTCCAGGCCCAGATGGACCACGTACGCAGCAGCCTGACGGCCCTCACGGGGACAGCGGCGACGGAGTAA
- a CDS encoding sodium/solute symporter has protein sequence MTGFSDSAQAMSLVAFSAVATITLLLCVMTGPDRDDLDEFYTGYNSLSAMRNGLAIAGDYISAATVLGTGGVIALCGYDGIVLALSTVLSLMLLMFLLAEPLRNAGRFTMGDALARRMPGRAVRIAACLVTLAALLPLMLVQLAGTGQLLAFILGFSGDSLKTGVIIGLGILMISYAAIGGMKGTALIQILKIVMLLGSGTVVAVLVMNRFDWDLAALFDTAARQSGVGPDYLRSGLEFASGPYQRLDMITSQLAVVIGGACLPHVTMRMYTASSARQVRRSMSWAVSSVAVFVLVITVVGVGATAMIGRSVIAEADPQGNTAYLLGSRAVFGPEVSTGETFLFTTVTTALFLTLLASVAGMILACANSLAHDVFAARARSMPAHREILLARVSALAVGVPTIFLATLIQHRSLQPLVILSFCVGASALAPALVYSLFWRRYTRAGLLCTLIGGTLTVLLLMPGTNLVSGSPVSAFPEADFNWLPFTTTGLVSIPAGFLFGWLGTVISGRRKAEEQRRQYEAVEGWILAGAVRKG, from the coding sequence ATGACCGGCTTCAGCGACTCCGCTCAGGCGATGAGCCTGGTGGCGTTCTCCGCCGTCGCCACCATCACCCTCCTGCTGTGCGTGATGACCGGCCCGGACCGCGACGACCTCGACGAGTTCTACACCGGCTACAACTCCCTGTCCGCGATGCGCAACGGCCTCGCCATCGCGGGCGACTACATCTCCGCCGCGACCGTCCTCGGCACCGGCGGGGTCATCGCGCTCTGCGGCTACGACGGCATCGTTCTCGCGCTGAGCACGGTCCTGTCGCTGATGCTGCTGATGTTCCTGCTGGCCGAACCCCTGCGCAACGCGGGCCGGTTCACCATGGGTGACGCCCTCGCGCGCCGGATGCCGGGCCGTGCGGTACGCATCGCCGCGTGCCTGGTCACTCTCGCCGCGCTGCTGCCGCTGATGCTGGTACAGCTCGCCGGCACCGGCCAACTGCTGGCGTTCATCCTCGGATTCTCCGGCGACTCCCTGAAGACGGGCGTCATCATCGGTCTGGGCATCCTGATGATCAGTTACGCGGCCATCGGCGGCATGAAAGGCACTGCCCTCATCCAGATACTGAAGATCGTCATGCTCCTCGGGTCCGGCACCGTGGTCGCCGTACTGGTCATGAACCGGTTCGACTGGGACCTCGCGGCCCTGTTCGACACGGCGGCCCGGCAGAGCGGGGTGGGGCCGGACTACCTGCGCTCCGGCCTGGAGTTCGCGAGCGGGCCGTACCAGCGCCTCGACATGATCACCTCGCAGCTCGCGGTCGTCATCGGCGGGGCGTGTCTGCCGCACGTCACGATGCGCATGTACACCGCGTCCAGCGCACGTCAGGTGCGCCGTTCGATGTCCTGGGCGGTGTCGTCGGTGGCCGTGTTCGTCCTGGTCATCACGGTCGTCGGGGTCGGGGCGACGGCGATGATCGGGCGGTCGGTGATCGCGGAGGCGGATCCGCAGGGCAACACGGCGTATCTGCTGGGCTCCCGGGCGGTGTTCGGGCCCGAGGTGTCGACCGGAGAGACGTTTCTCTTCACCACGGTCACCACGGCGCTCTTCCTCACCCTCCTCGCCTCCGTCGCCGGCATGATCCTCGCCTGCGCCAACTCCCTCGCGCATGACGTGTTCGCGGCGCGGGCCCGGTCGATGCCGGCGCACCGTGAGATTCTGCTGGCCCGGGTGTCCGCGCTGGCGGTCGGTGTCCCCACGATCTTCCTCGCGACACTGATCCAGCACCGGAGTCTGCAGCCGCTGGTGATCCTGTCCTTCTGCGTCGGCGCGTCCGCGCTGGCGCCGGCGCTCGTGTACAGCCTGTTCTGGCGGCGCTACACGCGGGCGGGGCTGCTCTGCACGCTGATCGGCGGCACGCTGACGGTGCTCTTGCTGATGCCGGGCACGAATCTCGTGTCGGGGTCGCCTGTGTCCGCGTTCCCCGAAGCCGACTTCAACTGGCTGCCGTTCACGACGACCGGGCTGGTGTCCATTCCGGCGGGGTTCTTGTTCGGGTGGCTGGGGACGGTGATCTCCGGGCGGCGGAAGGCGGAGGAGCAGCGGCGGCAGTACGAGGCGGTGGAGGGGTGGATCTTGGCGGGGGCCGTGCGGAAGGGGTGA
- a CDS encoding DUF485 domain-containing protein produces the protein MSYDPSQPYPTYPWQPPPSPPEPVARSPRHRSPLGHHSDLRILRSAYRWQRRTATLTALGYFTLFLVLSAYAPSFMASSVTDGLPTGLLLALLQLPVTWLAIAVYEHTARRYVDPLADRIRKQSEVDARRGAGAR, from the coding sequence GTGTCTTACGACCCGTCACAGCCGTATCCCACCTACCCCTGGCAGCCACCCCCCTCGCCGCCCGAACCGGTCGCCCGGAGCCCGCGCCACCGCTCCCCGCTCGGCCACCACAGCGACCTGCGGATCCTGCGCAGCGCCTACCGCTGGCAGCGGCGCACCGCCACGCTCACCGCGCTCGGGTACTTCACGCTCTTCCTCGTGCTGTCCGCGTACGCGCCGTCCTTCATGGCGAGCAGCGTCACCGACGGACTGCCCACCGGTCTGCTCCTCGCCCTGCTCCAACTGCCCGTCACCTGGCTGGCGATCGCCGTGTACGAGCACACCGCGCGCCGCTACGTCGACCCGCTCGCGGACCGCATCCGCAAGCAGTCCGAGGTGGACGCCAGGCGAGGGGCGGGCGCCCGATGA
- a CDS encoding TIR domain-containing protein has product MSGAPSPVRVFISYAHDDQKHVDRVREFWVFLRSCGIDAELDLPADERRQDWSLWMLRGIRDSRFALVVASPQYKRRADGDAAAGEGMGVQWEAGLLRRLVYEDPAGALDRIVPVVLPHGSATDLPAWLGGATTAYYRVEDFTVPGAERLLRLLTGQPHETMPELGPVPTLAPRDEAARQPLELPAPVTEPAPVPAPRPPHATFRFPDQGALVDALMACRDIHMLAVRNELVLLMGEHLGLGHAFPAPESPDTRTHLRSLVRSVSRTLTRDAALKALFVALEEIAPDDVGTAGVRAVLADAGLDFGKE; this is encoded by the coding sequence ATGAGCGGGGCGCCGTCGCCTGTGCGGGTGTTCATCTCGTACGCCCATGACGATCAGAAGCACGTGGACCGGGTCCGGGAATTCTGGGTTTTCCTGCGTTCCTGCGGGATCGACGCGGAATTGGATCTGCCCGCCGACGAACGCCGTCAGGACTGGTCCTTGTGGATGCTGCGGGGAATCCGGGACAGCCGTTTCGCGCTGGTGGTCGCCTCGCCGCAGTACAAGCGGCGCGCGGACGGCGATGCGGCGGCGGGTGAGGGCATGGGTGTGCAGTGGGAGGCCGGTCTGCTGCGAAGACTCGTCTACGAGGACCCGGCCGGGGCTCTGGACCGGATCGTCCCCGTGGTCCTGCCCCACGGCTCGGCGACCGATCTGCCCGCCTGGCTGGGCGGCGCCACCACGGCCTACTACCGGGTTGAGGACTTCACCGTTCCCGGCGCGGAGCGACTGCTTCGGCTGTTGACCGGGCAGCCGCACGAGACCATGCCGGAGTTGGGCCCCGTTCCCACGCTCGCACCTCGCGACGAAGCCGCCCGGCAGCCCCTAGAGCTGCCCGCCCCGGTGACGGAGCCCGCCCCGGTCCCGGCTCCGCGACCGCCCCACGCCACCTTCAGGTTCCCTGACCAGGGGGCCCTCGTCGACGCTCTCATGGCCTGCAGGGACATCCACATGCTGGCCGTCCGCAACGAACTGGTGCTGCTGATGGGGGAGCACCTCGGCCTGGGCCATGCGTTCCCCGCCCCCGAGAGCCCGGACACCCGCACGCATCTGCGGTCCCTGGTCCGCTCCGTCAGCCGCACCCTGACCCGTGACGCGGCCCTGAAGGCCCTGTTCGTCGCACTGGAGGAGATCGCCCCGGACGACGTGGGCACGGCGGGCGTGCGGGCGGTGCTGGCCGACGCCGGGCTGGATTTCGGGAAGGAGTGA